Within bacterium, the genomic segment TTCATGATCAGCCTCGATGCAAGGGAACCCTCTCTGATCCACGGCAGAAACCGCAGAACACGACAACATTACCTAAATAATACAAGAATCCGCAGAAAAAGACAACAGGAAAAGCCGGGCGGCCGCACGCAAGGCTGGAAACGTCGTGAACGCTTCGACGGCTTAAAGCCGCACGACGCCCTACCAGGTGAGCGTCACCCCCACCCGGTCTGTGGAACAGGCAAGATGCCAGCGGCGGCCGGTTTGCACCGAAGAGACTGAAGCCTGTTTACGCATGACCTGGGAGCCAACCCAACAGCCGACGGCGCTGCCGAGAAAGACGTCGGAGAGCCAGTGAACGTTATGATAGAGCCGTGCGCCAGTGATCACCCCGGCAGAGCTATAACAGAGTATTTTCTGCCAAGTGACATTGGTTGAACCAGCCCCCACCGTGGCGGCGGCAAAAGAGAGAGCGGCATGGCCGCTGGGAAGAGAGTCAAAGTAATCTTGAAGCGTGAAGGGTTTGAAGAAGAGCTGGCTGTCGCCCGCGTTGGGGCGCCGGCGACCGATGGCCGCCTTGCCGACTGCAACCCAAAGGGCTGAATACGCGCAGGCCTGAGTGGCGCGCAGTCCGGCCTTACGACAGCCTGGTTTGTCAAACACCAGCCCCACGGCATACAGACCGCCGGTCACCAGCAGGGTATAACCGTTGCCGTAATAGCGATCCACTTTGAACAAATGATCGTTGAAGGATGAATGCTGATGCTGTGCAAAGCGGCGAATGTCTTTGTCGACGGCGAACAGGGCAACGGTGGCGGTCAGCACAGCGGATGTGGTCAGCCACTGCCCAGAGGAAAAGTGCCGCGGCGCTTTGAGCAGGGCCACCCCGGTCTGCACACACTCCGAAAAATCGCTGTGCAGCACAGAGGCGATAGGCGCATCTTCAGGACCGGCGGCAAATGCGTTCAAGCTGAGAGCAAACAGAAACCACCTTTCTATGCGCAATCGAGTATGCATCATTCTGTTCAAATCAAGATCAAGTTGAATCCGTATTTCGGCCGGCCCGGTGCCAGAACGGCCGGGCGCTTGCCTTTTATTTGACCATGCCGGAAAAACCGGTAAACGCCATGGCTAGAATACCGGCGGTGATGAGGCCGATGGCAGCACCGCGCATGGGGCCGGGGATGTCCGTCACCTCGAACCGCTCACGAATTCCGGCAAAGATGATCAACGCCATGCCGAAGCCGAGTGCACTGGCGAATGAAAAAACGATGGATTGCACCAGGTTGTAGTTCTGTTTGATGCACAGGATCGCGATGCCGAGGACCGCGCAGTTGGTGGTGATGAGCGGCAGATAGATGCCCAAGGCATCGAACAATCCTCTGGCGTATTTGCGCATGAACAGCTCGACGAACTGTACCAGGCTGGCGATGACCAGAATGAATACGATGGTCTGCAGATACTCCAGATGCAGCGGATTTAATATATACATCTGAATCGGCCAGGTGACGATGGCGCACAGGGTCATGACAAAGGTCACAGCCATAGCCATGCCGGTGGCGGTCTCGATGGAATTGGAAACGCCGAGATAAGGGCAGATGCCTAAAAACCGGGCAAAGATGACGTTATTGATCATGATCGCGCTGAACAGCAGCGTGAGCATGGAGGCGATGGTCATGGGTTCGGCGCTCATGCGTTCTTCCTCCTCGATTCAATCCAGTTGGCTGCTGCAATGGTGAGCCCCAGAGTAATGAAGGCACCAGCGGGCAAAATCATCACGATCACCTGGGGAAAAGAAGCGGAGAGAACCTGCAAGCCGAAAAACGTGCCGTTGCCGAGAATTTCGCGCACGATGCCGAGAATCAACAGGCCGCTGGTGAATCCCAGACCCATGGCCAGGCCGTCCACAGCGGCCAGCCCCACCGGGTTCTTGCCGGCAAAGGCCTCGGCGCGGCCGAGGATGATGCAATTCACTACAATTAAAGGAATAAAGATGCCCAACGCTTTATGAATGTCGGGAAAAAATGCATGTAAGGCCAGATCGGTCATGGTGACAAAGGTGGCGATCACAACAATGTACCCCGGAATGCGCAATTTGTCAGGAATCATTTTTCGTAAAAGTGAAATCACTACATTGGACAGGATAAGAACCAGTGTGGCGGACAGTCCCATACCCA encodes:
- a CDS encoding phosphatase PAP2 family protein, which gives rise to MMHTRLRIERWFLFALSLNAFAAGPEDAPIASVLHSDFSECVQTGVALLKAPRHFSSGQWLTTSAVLTATVALFAVDKDIRRFAQHQHSSFNDHLFKVDRYYGNGYTLLVTGGLYAVGLVFDKPGCRKAGLRATQACAYSALWVAVGKAAIGRRRPNAGDSQLFFKPFTLQDYFDSLPSGHAALSFAAATVGAGSTNVTWQKILCYSSAGVITGARLYHNVHWLSDVFLGSAVGCWVGSQVMRKQASVSSVQTGRRWHLACSTDRVGVTLTW
- a CDS encoding electron transport complex subunit E, translated to MSSSKNKTAGSIFKNGLIVENPTLRMLLGMCPTLAVSTSAVNAVGMGLSATLVLILSNVVISLLRKMIPDKLRIPGYIVVIATFVTMTDLALHAFFPDIHKALGIFIPLIVVNCIILGRAEAFAGKNPVGLAAVDGLAMGLGFTSGLLILGIVREILGNGTFFGLQVLSASFPQVIVMILPAGAFITLGLTIAAANWIESRRKNA
- the rsxA gene encoding electron transport complex subunit RsxA, with amino-acid sequence MTIASMLTLLFSAIMINNVIFARFLGICPYLGVSNSIETATGMAMAVTFVMTLCAIVTWPIQMYILNPLHLEYLQTIVFILVIASLVQFVELFMRKYARGLFDALGIYLPLITTNCAVLGIAILCIKQNYNLVQSIVFSFASALGFGMALIIFAGIRERFEVTDIPGPMRGAAIGLITAGILAMAFTGFSGMVK